One Thermanaerothrix sp. DNA segment encodes these proteins:
- the icd gene encoding isocitrate dehydrogenase (NADP(+)) — MRFEGLELERYQEPKEGSRILFKDGRREVPDDPVIPYVEGDGIGVDITPAMKRVLDLAVEKAYGGKRRLVWWEIYAGQKAMDLFGTAIPKDSFTALRYFRIGIKGPLTTPVGGGFRSLNVAFRQELDLFACVRPVRWFDGVPAPLKNPQDVDMVVFRENTEDLYVGIEWEMGTDEVRRVIGFLKEMGKPVREDSGIGIKPISKTGTERLVRMAIRYAIENKKSSVTLVHKGNIMKFTEGAFMKWGYELAKREFVDQTVTEQEVVELHGGVAPQGKVVIKDRIADAMFQQILLRPSEYQVLAMPNLNGDYMSDALAASVGGLGLAPGANMNDQVAFFEATHGTAPKYAGKDKVNPGSLILSGVLMLEHLGWREAAEMVVKGMEGAIREGIVTYDLARQRQGAREVSCSAFAEAVCERM; from the coding sequence ATGAGGTTCGAGGGGCTTGAGCTTGAGAGGTATCAGGAGCCCAAGGAGGGAAGCAGGATACTGTTCAAGGATGGTAGGAGGGAAGTACCGGACGACCCGGTGATCCCCTACGTGGAGGGTGACGGCATAGGGGTTGACATAACTCCCGCCATGAAGAGGGTGCTGGACCTAGCGGTTGAGAAGGCCTACGGGGGCAAGAGGCGCCTTGTCTGGTGGGAGATATACGCAGGTCAGAAGGCCATGGACCTGTTCGGCACCGCCATACCCAAGGACTCATTTACCGCCCTTCGGTACTTCCGGATAGGCATAAAGGGGCCCCTTACCACCCCGGTGGGGGGAGGTTTCAGGAGCCTCAACGTGGCGTTCCGGCAGGAGTTGGACCTCTTCGCCTGCGTGAGGCCCGTCAGATGGTTCGACGGGGTTCCGGCCCCGTTGAAAAATCCCCAGGACGTTGACATGGTGGTCTTCCGGGAGAACACCGAGGACCTTTACGTCGGCATAGAGTGGGAGATGGGCACCGATGAGGTAAGGAGGGTGATCGGCTTTCTCAAGGAGATGGGCAAGCCGGTGAGGGAGGACTCCGGCATAGGCATAAAGCCCATATCCAAGACCGGCACCGAGAGGCTTGTACGGATGGCCATAAGGTACGCCATAGAGAACAAGAAGAGCTCCGTCACCCTGGTGCACAAGGGCAACATAATGAAGTTCACCGAGGGGGCCTTCATGAAGTGGGGCTACGAGCTGGCGAAGAGGGAGTTCGTGGATCAAACGGTCACGGAGCAGGAGGTGGTGGAGCTGCACGGAGGCGTGGCGCCCCAGGGCAAGGTGGTTATAAAGGACCGCATAGCGGACGCCATGTTCCAGCAGATCCTGCTTCGTCCTTCCGAGTACCAGGTGCTCGCCATGCCGAACCTGAACGGGGACTACATGTCCGACGCGCTGGCCGCTTCGGTGGGAGGCTTGGGGCTGGCGCCTGGGGCCAACATGAACGACCAGGTGGCGTTCTTCGAGGCCACCCACGGCACCGCTCCCAAGTACGCCGGTAAGGACAAGGTGAACCCGGGATCCCTTATACTCTCCGGCGTCCTGATGCTGGAGCATCTGGGATGGCGCGAGGCGGCGGAGATGGTGGTTAAGGGCATGGAGGGGGCCATAAGGGAAGGGATAGTGACCTACGACCTGGCAAGACAGAGGCAGGGGGCCCGGGAGGTATCCTGTTCCGCCTTCGCTGAGGCGGTGTGCGAAAGGATGTAG
- a CDS encoding aconitate hydratase: MGLTLAEKLLNSHLVDGSPVRGSRVGIRIDQTLTQDATGTMACLEFEAVGVPRVRTELSVSYVDHNMIQEDFKNPDDHRYLMDVARKYGIIFSPPGNGICHQLHVEHFAAPGKTLLGSDSHTPTSGGVGMLAIGAGGMDVALAMAGEPFYLTYPAVVKVHLTGRLSPFVSAKDVILEVLRRIGVKGGVGKVLEYCGEGVKGLSVPDRATIANMGAETGATSSVFPSDSVTRDWLRSQGREDQFVPLEADPDGVYEQVIEIDLSTVEPLVALPHQPDNVVPVREAAGMEIHQVMFGSCTNSSLRDLEAVAHVLKGRVVHPEVDCGVSPGSRQVLHHISRSSALEAILSAGVRILEVSCGACIGMGFAPPSDGVSLRTINRNFLGRCGHKTGRVCLVSPETAAASAVEGRLTDPRDFAARHSLPPFVFSQPSSFHVDRRRFVMPSEDPDSVVIRRGPNIAPLPAMEPMGELLSGPVLLKVGDDITTDHIMPAGAKVLPLRSNVPAISKHVFQVVDPTFPDRALEAGGGFVVGGLNYGQGSSREHAALAPRYLGVKAVLAKSFARIHLANLVNFGILPIAFEDPSDYERIDQTDRLEIQSRSVAPGRVFEVLNLTKGASIPCVTPVSAEDLKVIRAGGRLNHVKLKA; encoded by the coding sequence GTGGGACTTACGCTAGCCGAGAAGCTGCTTAACAGTCACCTGGTGGACGGAAGCCCTGTAAGAGGCTCCAGGGTGGGGATAAGGATAGACCAGACCCTGACCCAGGACGCCACCGGCACCATGGCGTGCCTCGAGTTCGAGGCCGTAGGGGTTCCCAGGGTGAGGACGGAGCTGTCCGTGAGCTACGTGGACCACAACATGATCCAGGAGGACTTCAAGAACCCCGACGACCACCGGTACCTCATGGACGTGGCCCGGAAGTACGGCATCATATTCTCTCCCCCCGGCAACGGCATATGCCACCAGCTCCACGTGGAGCACTTCGCCGCCCCCGGCAAGACCCTGCTTGGCAGCGATTCCCACACCCCCACGTCGGGAGGGGTGGGCATGCTGGCCATAGGGGCCGGGGGCATGGACGTGGCCCTTGCCATGGCGGGGGAGCCCTTTTATCTGACCTATCCCGCCGTGGTAAAGGTTCACCTCACTGGGCGGCTTTCGCCATTCGTGTCCGCCAAGGACGTGATACTGGAGGTGCTGCGCCGCATAGGGGTCAAGGGAGGGGTGGGCAAGGTCCTGGAGTACTGCGGGGAAGGGGTCAAGGGCCTTTCGGTGCCCGACAGGGCCACCATAGCCAACATGGGGGCCGAGACCGGGGCCACGTCTTCGGTGTTTCCCAGCGACTCGGTCACCAGGGATTGGCTCAGGTCCCAGGGCAGGGAAGATCAGTTCGTGCCCTTGGAGGCGGACCCGGACGGGGTCTATGAGCAGGTGATAGAGATAGACCTGTCAACGGTGGAGCCCCTGGTGGCGCTGCCCCATCAGCCGGACAACGTGGTACCCGTGAGGGAGGCGGCGGGGATGGAGATCCACCAGGTGATGTTCGGTTCCTGCACCAACTCGTCCCTTCGGGACCTGGAGGCGGTGGCCCACGTTCTCAAGGGGCGTGTGGTTCACCCGGAGGTGGACTGCGGCGTGTCCCCCGGGAGCCGCCAGGTTCTCCACCACATATCCAGGTCCTCCGCCTTGGAGGCCATCCTGTCCGCTGGGGTGAGGATCCTTGAGGTGAGCTGCGGGGCCTGCATAGGAATGGGCTTCGCCCCACCTAGCGACGGGGTTTCTTTGAGGACCATAAACCGGAACTTCCTTGGCAGGTGCGGGCACAAGACCGGCAGGGTATGCCTTGTGAGCCCCGAGACCGCCGCGGCCTCCGCGGTGGAGGGCCGTCTTACGGACCCCAGGGATTTCGCCGCCAGGCACTCCTTGCCCCCCTTCGTCTTCAGCCAACCCTCTTCCTTTCACGTGGACCGCCGCCGGTTCGTGATGCCCTCCGAGGACCCCGATTCTGTGGTCATCCGCAGGGGCCCCAACATAGCCCCCCTTCCCGCCATGGAGCCCATGGGGGAGCTGTTGTCGGGGCCGGTGCTCCTCAAGGTGGGGGATGACATAACCACGGACCACATAATGCCCGCCGGCGCCAAGGTGCTGCCGTTGAGGAGCAACGTGCCCGCCATTTCAAAGCACGTGTTCCAGGTGGTGGACCCCACCTTCCCGGACAGGGCCCTCGAGGCCGGTGGAGGGTTCGTGGTTGGAGGCCTCAACTACGGTCAGGGCTCCAGCAGGGAGCACGCCGCCCTGGCCCCCCGGTACCTGGGGGTGAAGGCGGTGCTGGCCAAGAGCTTCGCCAGGATTCACCTGGCGAACCTGGTGAACTTCGGCATACTGCCAATCGCCTTTGAGGACCCGTCGGACTACGAGCGGATAGATCAGACGGACCGGCTAGAGATACAAAGCCGCAGCGTCGCTCCCGGGCGGGTTTTCGAGGTGCTTAACCTGACCAAGGGGGCGTCCATCCCATGCGTTACCCCCGTTAGCGCCGAGGACCTCAAGGTCATACGGGCCGGCGGGAGGCTCAACCACGTGAAGTTGAAGGCATAG